The Candidatus Endomicrobium procryptotermitis genome includes a region encoding these proteins:
- the hflX gene encoding GTPase HflX codes for MERVILAALQTKDKIEIEIENSLDELESLCFTAGAVSVGRVIQKRYTPDSAYFIGYGKTLEVKEIVKKLKADAVIFDDSLKPIQQRNLERLIGSKIVDRTRVILDIFAYRARTKEGKLQVERAEMTYHIARLVNQNADMDSQTGGIGTRRGPGERKLESDKRRIRDRIAELDREIAKIKERREIQRNRRSNSDLPEVAIVGYTNAGKSTLLKSLSKSVVYVDDKLFATLDPLTRKIKLPCGRCILLTDTVGFINKLPHDLIAAFRSTMEEILRAKCILHVIDASNSDRNKHINTVIGVLKDIGASGIPIITVYNKSDKLDSFTVSALSGEDVFIISAKNSDGIGKLLQALEQKVAPRHLPYKINFSLGEQELISRLYEYSNVKSKKYEDNGISVNIECSDENLGRIKNIIDKLRNKRKEDA; via the coding sequence ATGGAAAGAGTTATTTTAGCTGCGCTTCAAACTAAAGATAAAATAGAAATAGAAATAGAAAATTCTTTAGATGAACTTGAAAGTTTGTGTTTTACCGCTGGAGCCGTCAGTGTAGGAAGGGTAATACAAAAAAGATATACTCCGGATTCTGCATATTTTATAGGTTACGGAAAAACGTTGGAAGTAAAAGAGATTGTTAAAAAACTGAAAGCTGATGCTGTCATTTTTGACGATTCTCTAAAACCCATACAGCAAAGAAACCTTGAAAGACTGATTGGAAGCAAAATTGTTGATAGAACAAGAGTCATTTTAGACATATTTGCTTATCGTGCAAGGACGAAAGAGGGAAAACTTCAGGTAGAAAGGGCTGAAATGACTTATCATATCGCAAGGCTCGTAAATCAAAATGCGGATATGGACAGCCAGACGGGAGGCATAGGCACAAGACGTGGTCCCGGAGAAAGAAAACTTGAAAGCGATAAAAGAAGGATAAGAGACCGTATAGCCGAACTGGACAGAGAAATAGCAAAAATAAAAGAAAGAAGGGAAATACAAAGAAACAGACGTTCCAATTCGGATTTGCCTGAAGTTGCCATAGTCGGATACACAAATGCCGGCAAATCGACTCTTTTGAAGAGTCTTTCTAAAAGCGTCGTATATGTGGACGATAAACTTTTTGCTACGCTTGACCCTCTTACCAGAAAAATAAAGCTTCCCTGTGGCAGATGTATTCTTTTAACGGATACAGTGGGATTTATCAATAAACTTCCTCATGATTTGATAGCGGCTTTCAGGTCTACCATGGAAGAAATATTGAGGGCAAAATGCATACTGCATGTAATTGATGCTTCAAACTCCGATAGAAACAAACATATTAATACAGTTATCGGGGTTTTAAAAGACATAGGCGCCAGCGGCATTCCCATAATAACTGTTTATAATAAAAGTGATAAATTGGATTCGTTTACGGTTTCCGCTTTAAGTGGCGAAGACGTTTTTATTATATCTGCCAAAAATTCCGATGGAATCGGTAAACTTTTGCAGGCTCTGGAGCAAAAAGTCGCGCCGCGGCATTTACCGTATAAAATAAATTTCAGTCTTGGAGAACAGGAATTGATTTCACGACTATACGAATATTCAAATGTTAAAAGCAAAAAATATGAAGATAACGGCATTTCCGTCAACATAGAATGTTCTGATGAAAATCTTGGCAGAATAAAAAATATAATCGACAAACTCAGAAATAAAAGGAAAGAAGATGCTTAG
- the plsY gene encoding glycerol-3-phosphate 1-O-acyltransferase PlsY: protein MILKIAYIIFAYFCGAIPFAYIVAKAVGKVDIRTVGSGNPGATNVFRSIGAAAGIAAFILDALKGFIPVWFAILIDSSFSYSVSVAAVAMAGHIYTVFLNFKGGKGVATGCGVFLALMPVPALCALIVFAIVFIISGYVALGSICAAVIMPLAAYFSDYHIEAVIFAFAAALLIIYKHKANIKRLKEGTENRFKIFKKKGN, encoded by the coding sequence ATGATTTTAAAAATCGCATACATCATTTTTGCTTATTTTTGTGGGGCAATTCCTTTTGCGTATATCGTTGCAAAAGCGGTCGGAAAAGTTGACATAAGAACCGTTGGTTCTGGAAATCCGGGCGCTACGAACGTCTTCAGAAGCATAGGGGCAGCCGCAGGTATTGCTGCTTTTATTTTAGATGCTCTAAAAGGTTTTATTCCGGTATGGTTTGCTATTTTGATTGATTCTTCTTTTTCATATTCCGTTTCTGTTGCCGCTGTCGCTATGGCAGGACATATATATACAGTATTTTTAAACTTCAAAGGTGGCAAAGGTGTGGCAACCGGCTGCGGAGTATTTTTAGCTTTAATGCCCGTTCCAGCGCTGTGTGCTTTAATTGTTTTTGCGATTGTTTTTATTATTTCCGGATATGTAGCTTTGGGTTCGATATGTGCAGCCGTCATTATGCCTTTGGCCGCTTATTTTTCAGATTATCATATAGAGGCTGTAATTTTTGCTTTTGCAGCGGCACTTTTAATTATATATAAGCACAAAGCAAATATAAAAAGGCTTAAAGAAGGCACTGAAAATAGATTTAAAATATTTAAAAAGAAAGGTAACTGA
- a CDS encoding NAD(P)-dependent glycerol-3-phosphate dehydrogenase — protein MKITVLGAGSWGSTLAVLLLENGHEVTLWEFDKQRAEDLQLRKIKPFANGMDLPKNLFITNSLDSFKNSEGVLFAVPSQVIRSTCVLLKNNGISLDGKLIMSATKGIENKTLLRMSEIIEEIFPGNYGNISALSGPSHAEEVCRKIPTAVTSASQNIETAERCRSLFMNEYFRVYNQTDIIGVETGAALKNVFAIASGIVDGLKYGDNTKAAIVSRGIRELERIGTALGGKEQTFYGLSGVGDLMVTCFSRHSRNRAVGQAVGEGRSAEEAEKNIGMVAEGIKNVVSAYEIGKKLQVDLPIINEVYAVLFEGKNPLKAVNSLMKREPKHE, from the coding sequence ATGAAAATAACTGTTTTGGGCGCAGGTTCTTGGGGATCGACTCTTGCGGTGCTTCTTCTGGAAAACGGACATGAAGTAACGCTTTGGGAATTCGATAAACAAAGAGCGGAAGATTTGCAATTAAGAAAAATAAAACCTTTTGCAAACGGTATGGATTTACCGAAAAATTTGTTTATTACAAATTCTCTGGATTCTTTTAAAAACAGCGAAGGCGTATTGTTTGCAGTTCCTTCACAGGTTATCCGTTCTACCTGTGTGCTTTTAAAAAATAATGGAATTTCTTTGGACGGAAAACTTATAATGAGCGCGACAAAAGGGATAGAAAACAAAACTCTGTTAAGAATGTCCGAAATTATAGAGGAAATATTTCCGGGAAATTATGGAAATATTTCCGCTTTGTCGGGACCGAGCCATGCCGAAGAGGTATGCAGAAAAATTCCTACAGCGGTAACGTCTGCATCTCAAAATATTGAAACCGCCGAAAGGTGCAGGTCGTTATTTATGAACGAATATTTCAGAGTATATAATCAAACCGATATTATAGGTGTGGAAACTGGAGCCGCTTTAAAAAATGTTTTTGCGATAGCTTCCGGTATCGTTGACGGCTTAAAATATGGCGATAATACGAAGGCTGCAATAGTTTCAAGAGGTATAAGAGAACTTGAAAGAATAGGAACGGCCTTGGGCGGAAAGGAGCAGACTTTTTACGGGCTTTCAGGAGTGGGCGATTTGATGGTTACATGTTTTTCGAGGCATTCAAGAAACCGTGCTGTAGGGCAGGCCGTAGGTGAAGGAAGAAGCGCGGAAGAAGCCGAAAAAAATATAGGCATGGTTGCAGAAGGCATTAAAAATGTGGTAAGTGCTTATGAAATAGGAAAGAAACTGCAGGTTGAT
- the der gene encoding ribosome biogenesis GTPase Der has product MLRKVAVVGRPNVGKSTLFNRFIGRKKAIIHKTPGTTRDRNDYEVNWKDKKFIVTDTAGWSGDESVFSKDMARQLDMAVVQSDMVLFVVDGKIGIHPMDKEIARQIRLSRKKTILVVNKIDTQAEEAKAYEFYELGFDDLIIISANHGRNINELLDAVWSNIKYDRRTKKIEKILKIILVGKPNVGKSSFVNAAAKEERSIVHNTPGTTRDSLSVRMKVNDKEYLLTDTAGLHRGSKMKDDMEYLSTLSADYAIEDSDVAVLMADASQGIGETEIKIARLLIEKRKPVIVVVNKWDLIEEKEEEAKFFVEELKQRMKFMNWADIIFISAKTGQRIEKVFNEAELVFKQYSKQVLQEELNEAIREAAARKPYMSKGKTLKLKEFAQVASKPPVFIFSVNDMELVHFSYERFLENSLRHRFGFYGTPIVLKFRPYYTKRRKKD; this is encoded by the coding sequence ATGCTTAGAAAAGTCGCAGTCGTAGGAAGACCAAACGTAGGAAAATCAACGCTATTTAACAGGTTTATAGGGCGCAAGAAAGCGATTATTCATAAAACGCCCGGCACGACACGCGACAGAAACGATTATGAAGTTAACTGGAAAGACAAAAAGTTTATCGTTACCGATACTGCTGGCTGGTCGGGCGACGAGTCGGTTTTTTCAAAAGATATGGCAAGACAGCTTGATATGGCAGTTGTGCAATCGGACATGGTTTTATTTGTCGTTGATGGAAAAATCGGAATACACCCTATGGATAAAGAGATTGCTCGGCAGATACGTCTCAGCCGCAAAAAAACCATACTTGTCGTAAATAAAATAGACACTCAGGCTGAAGAAGCGAAAGCTTATGAATTTTATGAGCTTGGTTTTGATGATTTGATTATAATTTCGGCAAATCACGGAAGAAATATAAACGAACTTTTAGACGCTGTTTGGAGTAATATAAAATATGATAGAAGAACGAAAAAAATCGAGAAAATCCTAAAAATTATTTTGGTGGGAAAACCTAACGTAGGCAAATCTTCTTTTGTAAATGCTGCTGCTAAAGAAGAAAGAAGTATAGTTCATAACACGCCCGGTACTACGCGCGACTCTTTAAGTGTGCGCATGAAAGTCAATGATAAAGAATATCTTCTTACAGATACAGCCGGGCTGCACAGAGGAAGCAAAATGAAAGATGATATGGAGTATCTGTCTACGTTAAGTGCAGATTATGCCATAGAAGATTCAGATGTTGCCGTGCTTATGGCCGACGCTTCTCAAGGCATAGGCGAAACTGAAATTAAAATAGCACGTCTTTTAATAGAAAAAAGAAAACCGGTAATCGTCGTCGTAAACAAATGGGATTTGATTGAAGAAAAAGAAGAAGAAGCAAAGTTTTTTGTGGAAGAGTTAAAACAGCGCATGAAATTTATGAACTGGGCGGATATAATTTTTATTTCCGCAAAAACTGGACAGCGTATCGAAAAAGTTTTTAATGAGGCAGAACTAGTTTTTAAACAATATTCCAAGCAGGTTTTGCAGGAAGAACTTAACGAAGCCATAAGGGAAGCTGCCGCAAGAAAACCGTATATGAGCAAAGGCAAAACTTTAAAACTCAAAGAGTTTGCGCAGGTTGCGTCAAAGCCTCCTGTATTTATTTTTTCAGTTAACGATATGGAACTGGTACATTTTTCATATGAGAGATTTTTGGAAAATTCTTTAAGACACAGATTTGGTTTTTATGGAACTCCGATTGTGCTTAAATTCAGGCCTTACTATACGAAAAGGAGAAAGAAAGATTAA